GCTGGCGTAATAGACGTCACGAAGTGACTGCACCCCTTTTTGCTTCCGGATTTGGTTCATGAGCCACTGTCCATTTTTGCGGGCCTTTTGCAGGTTTTCATAGATCACCTGGCCGTCGATCACCAATTCCATCGGCATATTGGCAGGTCCCGGTGGCTTGGACATACTGTCTTTGGTGAGCGGCTGATATTGCGGTTTCAGCATCACCGTGATTTGTCCGTCGTTTTCCAATACGGCCTGCTGAACTTGGGAGATGTCGAACACGCCTTTTTGTCGCAACAGTTCCATCACTTCGTCGAAATGAAACCGGTTTTTTTTCAGATTTTCCTCCATGATCTGGCCGTTTTGGATGACGATGACCGGGTCTCCCTCTAACCAGCGGCGGGCTTTGCGATTTTTCAGTGAGAGGTACGACAACAGCAAGGTCAACCCCCCGAACAACACCAGTCCGATCAAATGCTGCCACGTATGCTGGTCGATGTCGGTCGCCAATGTGGCCGCTATTGACCCGAATGTGATCCCGTTGATATATTCGAAATAAGTCATCTGGGCGATTTGCTGCTTTCCGAGAATCATGGTTAACACCAGAATCACCATGAAAGCGATGACCGTCTGAAAGATTACCTCCAAAAAATCCATCTCTTTTCCCTCCCGCATTTGATCAGGAGATAGTATGTCCACTTTTTCCCAAAAAAAAAAAGAGCGAGGAAAACGCTCCTGATCTGTCCCCCATATAAAAACCCCTTTAATTCACCGGATCTCCCCGCAAATACGACATCGCGGTCTCAATGAGCAACGCGGCCGACACTTTCATCGCCTCTTCGTCAATATCAAATAATGGATGATGATGCGGATAACGGATGCCGCGCTCAGGATTGCCCGCACCGACAAAACAGAAAGCGCCCGGGCGCTGTTGCAGGTAGTAGGCAAAGTCCTCTCCTGCCATCATCGGAGGCACTTCCCACACTTTTGCGTTGCCTACGATCTTTCGGGCCACTTCGGCCATTCTGTGGGCTTCGACAGTATGATTGACCAGTGGAGGTGTGCCCCAATCGAAATCAACGCGATAAGTGGCCCCGTACATCCGGCAAGTCTGTTCAGTCACCTCGCTGATTCTGGCGGAGATAAATTCCCGAAGCGTCGGATCCAATGTACGTATCGTGCCTGTCATCACGCACCGTTCTGCGATCACATTGCACGCCCGACCGCCTTGAATGTGACCAATGGTGATGACACCCGACTTGAGTGGATCGATTTGCCGGCTGACAACAGTTTGCAGATTGACGACCAAATGGGATGCGATGGCGATCGCATCCACCGTTTCATGCGGCAAACCGCCGTGCCCACCTTTGCCGATCACCTCGATATGAAATGTGTCCGCCCCGGCCATCAGGGCGTGATCATTCAAAGCGACAACCCCGACGGGAAAAGAGGTCCAGAAATGAACACCGTAGACGGCATCCACTCCCTCCAACGCACCGTCTTCGATCATGCGCTCTGCCCCTCCGGGAAGGACTTCTTCGGCGTGCTGAAACAAAAAAACGATCCGACCGGGAACCTCATCACGGTGTTGACTAAGCAGAACGGCTACACCGAGCAGAGCAGCCGTGTGAGCATCATGACCGCAGGCGTGCATAACGCCGGGTACGGTGGACCGGTATTCACACGTCTTCTCATCCTGAATGGGCAACGCATCCATATCGGCACGCAAGGCCACAGTGTGTGACGAATCGCCGTTACCGTGAAGAATCCCGATCACACCCCTTCCGCCAACACCAGTGCGCACCTCCAGACCGGCTTGTTTCAGGATTTCCGCTACCCGTGCCGAAGTGCGCACTTCCTGGAAAGAGATTTCCGGATGCATATGAAATTCACGGCGCCATTTCACCATTTGCGGGAACAGCGCACGAATCGGTTCATTCCAATTTCGCATGTAATAAAAGTCCCTCCCGACACCTTTCAAGAACCTTGGAATTTCATCTTAACAGAAAACGTCCTTCAAACAAAAAAACATCCGGTGACACGAAAAATCAATGTGGAAACGGAGACGGCTTTTCAAGGAAAAACCGAATCAAAACCTCACTACTGGCCAATCGGCTGCCTTGCACCCGCTGTCAGAACATACTATCATGAAAAGGGATGTTGTGCGTCAAGAGAGGGGGAGCCAATGTGTTGGAAGAAGTCCAGTTGAAAGGGATTCGCAAAACGTTTGGCGAAGTGGAAAGCGTTTTGACCGGCTTGGGCTTTGTTCGCTGGTCATGGGATTACAACAAAGCTGTTTACGACATGAAATTCCATGATGAAAAAACAGGTCAGGACTACTATCTGCGCATCATGGCCCGGGCAGTGGAAGGACAGTTGGAAAACCCCAAGGCCATAGTGGAATTGGAAAATGCCGCATTTGCCCATCATATTTTTCCACACGGACTGGATTACTCGGTAGAGATCCCTGAAGCATTCCGGGAAGCCATTGCCTCCGTCTTGAAAGAAACTCATCAAAAATTGACCACATGACAGACGACAGCCGCCATCAATGGCGGCTGAGACTGCTGACAATGCTTGAGATCTGGATTGATGGATCGATCCATTTCGTTTTCCCGGATCACTCCATACTCTGCAAGAATACTAGCCTTAGCCGCTCCGAACCGGGCAGCGCAGAACGCGGGCACAAAGTACCCTTGCTTAAAGGAGATTGCCCGCAAATGAATGCCTGCGCTTCCCGGTTCTCCATTCGGTAAGGCTACGTTGCGGCTGATCAAGTGGCCAGACACTGAGACGGGAAATCGGAGTCGGTGAACCTTGTCTTCAACCTGGCGGCTTATCTTCAGCGTACGCGATCTTCCTGTTCGTCTTCTTTCTCCTTGACGTCGACGCCCTCCACCTTGACGTTGACTTCGACCACGCGGAGACCGGTCATCGTTTCTACCGCCTCTTTGACGTTGTGTTGCAGCTCACGCGCCACTTCATTGATCTTGACACCGTATTCCACGATGACCCGCAAATCGATGGCTGTCTCCAGTTGACCCACTTCCACCGATACACCGCGCGTCACGTTTTTACCACTGACCCGTTTGGCCCAACCTTCGGTGATACCACCGGACATGCTGGCAATCCCCTTTGTTTTCGTAGCCGCCAAGCCAGCAATCACTGCCACTACATCGTCGGCAATCCGTATGCTTCCTTGGGATAAGGTTTCCGACATAAAGATCCTCCTTGATCTAGAATATATGTTATAATGCTTTCACCATTCCGCCGTCTATCATCAACACCTGACCCGTCACATAAGTGTTGGCTTCAGAAGCCAGAAACGCGACTACACGGGCAAATTCGTCCGGCTCTCCATAGCGTCCCAGTGGAATTTGAGCGGATACAGTTCTGCGCACTTCCTCCACTGATACGCCTTTTTTCTCGGCGAGAGACTCATCCAACTCTTGCACGCGATCCGTGGCGATACGACCCGGGCAAACCGTATTGACCAAGATCCCGCGCGGAGCCAGCTCCTCAGCCAACGACTTCATCAGACCGGCCACCCCGGCCCGCATCGTATTGGACAAAATCAAACCGGGGATCGGCTGTTTGACACTGGTGGAAGCGATGGTGATGATTTTGCCGCCTTTGGACATATGCGGCAAAGCAGCCCGCACCAATCGCACCACGCTCAGCAGATTGGTTTCAAACGCTCGTTGCCACACCTCATCGTCAAACATCTCAAATGTGCCACTGGGCGGTCCACCCGCATTGCACACCAAAACATCGATCCGTCCCCACCGACCGACCACTTCATCGATCAGCTTGTTCACCGGTTCCGCCTGCGATACGTCAGCCGTCACGGGGAACACTTCGGCTCCAGTTTGCTCGGCGATCGCCTGAGCGGTTTGTTCCACACGAGCCTGATCCCTGCTGCAAACAGCCACTTTGGCTCCCTCAGAAGCCAAACGGTGAGCGATCGCACGTCCCAATCCCCGACTGGCTGCTGTCACCAACACCACTTTACCTTTCAGTCCGAGATCCAACGCCACCAATCTCCTCTCTTTCGTAGCAATGAAAATTGCCTCATTAGTACTTCTATCCTACCATATACCCGGCGATTTTGACGATCAACCGCACCTGCGGATGTTCCATATTGGTTCGGTATCCGTAGAATTTCTTTCCATCCACGCCGATCTCGTAAGGCTCCAAATAACGTCCCCTCACAAGCCTGGTGAACAAATCGTTCGCTTCGGCGTCGGACAATCGGAACTTGCGCATGAAATCCTTCTTGATCCAGGAGCTGCCGTAGCTCTTGTCAAAATTGTTGGGGTCCTCGTACCACTCATAAATATGGATGATGGCGCTTTGAACCAATCGATCCATTTGGGAGAGATTCTGAAACTGAGGAATGTGCAAAAATTCGAACAGGTTGTAAATCCGATCACAAAATTCGGGAAGCTGGGCGGATTTGGAGAGGCTCTCGTCAAACAGGCAGAAAAGCTCCACCTTTTTACCGTAAGACCACAGACGATCCAGCAAAGGGATCATGTCCTGGTCGGCACTGACAATGACAAATGTCGTCACCTCGGGAATCTCGTATAACACTTCCATCGCATCCAAGCAAAGCTGGATGTCTGCGGCGTTTTTCCGTTCTTCCCCGCCCCGTCCGTTACCATACACCTGATGGACATGCACCCGTTTGCGCTGCAGGCTCATCATGGACAAGTCAAGTTGTTCAAAATCGGCGTACGCCTCCATCATACGGATCTTATCCTTGCCGTAATGTTCCTGCAACCGCAGAAACAAGTTGTGGTGCGCATCGGGATGATCCGGATCCATATGGTATTTCTTCAGTCCGTAATAGACATTTTCCAAATCGATGAACACGGCGATATGTTTCTCCAAATTCATGGGTAAGGCCTCCGATCCCTCACTTTGTTGCAAACTTCACCGCCTCGGATTATGTCATCTCCATCTATCAACCAAACATCACGCTTCCGGCTTCTTGATTATGGATGAATTCGACAAACGCACATACGAATCCTTTAGTTACAGTAATTCAATCAGGCTACGCACTTTGGGGCCTGCATAATCCGGATACTTATTTGCACGATCAAGCAGAATCGCTTTGATCCCGACCTGATGGGCCCCTTTGACATCGACAGCGAGTGAATCTCCGATCGTCCACACATCCGTGGCGGAGAGCCGCAAATCATCCAACACGTATTGGAACGCCTCCCTCGCCGGTTTCGAATAGCCTATCTCGGCACTGATGTAGATCTTGTCCACATAATCGGTCAACCCCAATGCCGCCATCTTGTTGCGCTGCCCGTCGGCAGGCCCGTTGGTCAAAACGGCTCCCATCACTCCGTTTTTCTTCATATTTGCAAGAAACGGGATCACATCTTCAAACAGCTGAATCCGATGGTTCGCTTCGTTCATGTACACCGCGTTCAAACGGTCCACCCATTCCAGCTTGCTCTTATCCCACTCTCTCAAAACATCCGCGTACCTTTCGACCCGATATTCCTCCACAGTCAGCTTCTTTTCGGTAAACTGTTGAAACAGAACGGGTTCCAATTGATGGTATCTTGTCCAAAACGAAGCGGGATCGACACCAATCCCGCGTAAAATGTCACTCACCTTTTGTTTTGCGTTTTCCATCGCTTGCCGATAGTCGCACAGCGTATCTTCCAGATCGAAAATCAGGCACGCAACCACTCTTGATCGCCACCTTTCTCATCCAGGACCTTCTGGTAAATCCCTTTGACAGCTGTTTCACACGAACTCAAAAACCGCTTGTTCGGTTTGGTATGTTGATTCGCTTCATCAGTATCAAATCCTGTCCGCTTCCCCCATTGCATTCAACGAGATTTCCCGTACAATACAAGGGAGCGACATTTTTTGAAATTGTTCCGAAAGCGATTGGAACAAAAAACAAAAAATGTCACAGTGATGAAATCTCCTCCCACCAAAGGGCTGATCTGACATAACCGATCGATCAAGTATGATGGGAGCATCCGAGGACAAACTAAATGGAGCAAGGAGTGAGAAATGATGAAGCAAAAGTGGTTTTTGCCGTTGTTGATCATGTCTACACTTCTAAGTATCGGTGCGCACTTTTTTCTCCATTCCCAACCGACTCAATTCGCCACTGCCTGTTTTTCGCTGTTGTTCTGGGCCGCATTGCTGGGTAAGGCCACGGAAAGCGTCGCCCATTACGCCGGCGAACGCCTGGGGGGGCTTTTGAACGCTACTTT
This DNA window, taken from Polycladomyces subterraneus, encodes the following:
- a CDS encoding HAD family hydrolase; amino-acid sequence: MVACLIFDLEDTLCDYRQAMENAKQKVSDILRGIGVDPASFWTRYHQLEPVLFQQFTEKKLTVEEYRVERYADVLREWDKSKLEWVDRLNAVYMNEANHRIQLFEDVIPFLANMKKNGVMGAVLTNGPADGQRNKMAALGLTDYVDKIYISAEIGYSKPAREAFQYVLDDLRLSATDVWTIGDSLAVDVKGAHQVGIKAILLDRANKYPDYAGPKVRSLIELL
- a CDS encoding M20 metallopeptidase family protein: MRNWNEPIRALFPQMVKWRREFHMHPEISFQEVRTSARVAEILKQAGLEVRTGVGGRGVIGILHGNGDSSHTVALRADMDALPIQDEKTCEYRSTVPGVMHACGHDAHTAALLGVAVLLSQHRDEVPGRIVFLFQHAEEVLPGGAERMIEDGALEGVDAVYGVHFWTSFPVGVVALNDHALMAGADTFHIEVIGKGGHGGLPHETVDAIAIASHLVVNLQTVVSRQIDPLKSGVITIGHIQGGRACNVIAERCVMTGTIRTLDPTLREFISARISEVTEQTCRMYGATYRVDFDWGTPPLVNHTVEAHRMAEVARKIVGNAKVWEVPPMMAGEDFAYYLQQRPGAFCFVGAGNPERGIRYPHHHPLFDIDEEAMKVSAALLIETAMSYLRGDPVN
- a CDS encoding SDR family oxidoreductase; the encoded protein is MDLGLKGKVVLVTAASRGLGRAIAHRLASEGAKVAVCSRDQARVEQTAQAIAEQTGAEVFPVTADVSQAEPVNKLIDEVVGRWGRIDVLVCNAGGPPSGTFEMFDDEVWQRAFETNLLSVVRLVRAALPHMSKGGKIITIASTSVKQPIPGLILSNTMRAGVAGLMKSLAEELAPRGILVNTVCPGRIATDRVQELDESLAEKKGVSVEEVRRTVSAQIPLGRYGEPDEFARVVAFLASEANTYVTGQVLMIDGGMVKAL
- a CDS encoding NYN domain-containing protein, which gives rise to MNLEKHIAVFIDLENVYYGLKKYHMDPDHPDAHHNLFLRLQEHYGKDKIRMMEAYADFEQLDLSMMSLQRKRVHVHQVYGNGRGGEERKNAADIQLCLDAMEVLYEIPEVTTFVIVSADQDMIPLLDRLWSYGKKVELFCLFDESLSKSAQLPEFCDRIYNLFEFLHIPQFQNLSQMDRLVQSAIIHIYEWYEDPNNFDKSYGSSWIKKDFMRKFRLSDAEANDLFTRLVRGRYLEPYEIGVDGKKFYGYRTNMEHPQVRLIVKIAGYMVG
- a CDS encoding Asp23/Gls24 family envelope stress response protein — encoded protein: MSETLSQGSIRIADDVVAVIAGLAATKTKGIASMSGGITEGWAKRVSGKNVTRGVSVEVGQLETAIDLRVIVEYGVKINEVARELQHNVKEAVETMTGLRVVEVNVKVEGVDVKEKEDEQEDRVR
- a CDS encoding YugN family protein, whose amino-acid sequence is MLEEVQLKGIRKTFGEVESVLTGLGFVRWSWDYNKAVYDMKFHDEKTGQDYYLRIMARAVEGQLENPKAIVELENAAFAHHIFPHGLDYSVEIPEAFREAIASVLKETHQKLTT
- a CDS encoding DUF421 domain-containing protein, whose translation is MDFLEVIFQTVIAFMVILVLTMILGKQQIAQMTYFEYINGITFGSIAATLATDIDQHTWQHLIGLVLFGGLTLLLSYLSLKNRKARRWLEGDPVIVIQNGQIMEENLKKNRFHFDEVMELLRQKGVFDISQVQQAVLENDGQITVMLKPQYQPLTKDSMSKPPGPANMPMELVIDGQVIYENLQKARKNGQWLMNQIRKQKGVQSLRDVYYASLQSDGTLYVDVRNDQV